Proteins encoded in a region of the Myxococcus virescens genome:
- a CDS encoding FAD-binding oxidoreductase — translation MAKQSGLLRRLGNVALNEVSERFGSPSPTPSSGDTRFTPPTPAASKDEESLEGWGFADTRFVVKPDGSTVLTGTRYNISNVALPDLMPWFAGKLASPLGYDNRNEPHYPPEIPAAKKNDKLIAALREFLKEEQLTDDPKQRLRRGHGHTGGEIWAIRYGKLDRVPDLVVFPRGHDEVVRLVEVATQHGACVIPFGGGTNVTEALRIPLSEERLVIAVDMRQMNRILWVDPVNRMACIEAGATGRHLMEELAKFGFTMGHEPDSLEFSTLGGWIATNASGMKKNRYGNIEDLVLDMQVVTPQGIVERPRQAPRESVGVNPRQYMFGSEGNFGIVTTAVVKLFPLPEVQRYGSVIFPDLETGLSFLYALQQSGAVPASVRVMDNTQFHFGQALKPAKHGLAAKVKSEVEKAVVTKLKGFDPYKLAVATLVFEGSREEVAFQEKAVYRIASEHGGMKGGGANGERGYQLTFGIAYIRDLTFEHWAIAESFETSVPWSRAMDLYERVQRRVEKEHAALGLPGKVFFTGRFTQVYQTGVVIYFYLGFYARGVSDPVGAYAALEHAAREEILAAGGSLSHHHGVGKIRRDFLPEVYSEAALALNRKVKAAIDPDNVFGASNCGINGPVALTPDEEAH, via the coding sequence ATGGCTAAACAATCAGGTTTGCTGCGCCGTCTTGGGAATGTGGCGCTGAATGAGGTGAGCGAGCGCTTCGGCAGCCCGTCACCCACGCCTTCCTCCGGAGACACGCGCTTCACGCCGCCGACGCCTGCCGCGTCGAAGGACGAAGAATCACTCGAAGGCTGGGGCTTCGCCGACACGCGTTTCGTGGTGAAGCCCGACGGGAGCACCGTCCTCACGGGCACCCGCTACAACATCAGCAATGTCGCGCTGCCAGACTTGATGCCGTGGTTCGCCGGCAAGCTGGCCTCGCCGCTGGGGTACGACAATCGCAACGAGCCGCACTACCCGCCCGAGATTCCCGCGGCGAAGAAGAACGACAAGCTCATAGCGGCGCTGCGCGAGTTCCTGAAGGAAGAGCAGCTCACCGACGACCCCAAGCAGCGCCTGCGCCGTGGCCATGGCCACACCGGCGGTGAAATCTGGGCCATCCGCTACGGGAAGCTGGACCGGGTGCCCGACCTCGTCGTCTTTCCGCGCGGCCACGATGAGGTGGTGCGACTGGTGGAGGTCGCCACCCAGCACGGCGCCTGTGTCATCCCCTTTGGCGGCGGCACCAATGTGACGGAGGCGCTGCGCATCCCGCTCTCCGAGGAGCGCCTGGTCATCGCCGTCGACATGCGGCAGATGAACCGGATTCTGTGGGTGGACCCCGTCAACCGCATGGCCTGCATCGAGGCGGGCGCCACGGGCCGCCACCTGATGGAGGAGCTCGCGAAGTTCGGCTTCACCATGGGCCATGAGCCGGACAGCCTCGAGTTCTCCACGCTCGGCGGGTGGATTGCCACGAACGCCAGCGGCATGAAGAAGAACCGCTACGGCAACATCGAGGACCTGGTGCTCGACATGCAGGTCGTCACGCCCCAGGGCATCGTGGAGCGCCCGCGCCAGGCTCCCCGGGAGAGCGTGGGCGTCAACCCGCGCCAGTACATGTTCGGCAGCGAGGGCAACTTCGGCATCGTCACTACGGCGGTGGTGAAGCTGTTCCCCCTTCCCGAAGTGCAGCGCTACGGCTCGGTCATCTTCCCCGACCTCGAAACGGGCCTCTCGTTCCTCTACGCGCTCCAGCAGTCGGGCGCGGTGCCGGCCAGCGTGCGGGTGATGGACAACACCCAGTTCCACTTCGGCCAGGCGCTCAAGCCTGCCAAGCACGGGCTGGCCGCGAAGGTGAAGAGCGAGGTCGAGAAGGCCGTGGTGACGAAGCTCAAGGGCTTCGACCCGTACAAGCTCGCCGTGGCCACCCTCGTCTTCGAGGGCTCGCGCGAGGAGGTCGCCTTCCAGGAGAAGGCGGTGTACCGCATCGCCTCCGAGCACGGCGGCATGAAGGGCGGCGGCGCCAACGGTGAGCGCGGCTACCAGCTGACCTTCGGCATCGCGTACATCCGGGACCTCACCTTCGAGCACTGGGCCATCGCCGAGAGCTTCGAGACGAGCGTGCCGTGGAGCCGTGCCATGGACCTCTACGAGCGCGTGCAGCGCCGCGTGGAGAAGGAGCACGCCGCGCTGGGCCTTCCGGGCAAGGTCTTCTTCACCGGCCGCTTCACGCAAGTCTACCAGACGGGCGTGGTCATCTATTTCTACCTGGGCTTCTACGCGCGCGGCGTCAGCGACCCGGTGGGCGCCTACGCGGCGCTCGAGCATGCGGCGCGTGAGGAGATCCTGGCCGCTGGCGGCTCGCTGTCGCATCACCACGGCGTCGGGAAGATTCGCCGCGACTTCCTGCCCGAGGTGTACTCGGAGGCCGCGCTGGCCCTCAACCGCAAGGTCAAGGCCGCCATCGACCCCGACAACGTCTTCGGCGCGTCGAACTGCGGAATCAACGGCCCGGTGGCCCTGACCCCGGATGAGGAGGCGCACTGA
- a CDS encoding SDR family oxidoreductase → MSRHVFLTGVTGFVGKVVLEALLAQGVERVTVLVRESKDRQGRVHSAAERFAKVAQAECFSRLQPGWTERVAVVSGDLEQPACGLSPADADAVRQHVTHVVHCAASVEFDLPLAQATSANIRSALSVLELARTCPKVVGMVDVSTAYVSVWRPGPIEEKLAHLPKPAAELYEAFQVAQGDGREWLELTGHPNTYTLTKSVAEHLICERRGHVPVVIVRPSIVSAAHRTPFPAWLDSPAALAGCLLYSGLGVVRAFNADPSVRLDVVPVDVVASEVVRSVFGPMPKPGQAVPIVHATMGVQRALRIDMAAASTIEWFKHRPGVVKAPDMFVGRKDHGFDAVDLMRRELPVQLQKAALALFGQAKAHRRLVRADEKVQYLNEGFAYFTHHTFDFVRSEPLEVPGFDPFEYVRVVNEGMYRHLLSRDESQVSFAGPKHDDARGDRAWVQERGVGNTTHKVLGYALRKTFRHCTSDVTFDRPSFERAMAQVPPGTLVVLAPTHRSYFDFLLTSYLCFQHPELGISMPHIAAAEEFGRIPVVGPILKDSQAFFIKRGVGREVPELGEELRRLTEKNASLMFFVEGQRSRARLMLPPKRGMLRALQNTKRQFVVLPVAISYDRLPEEASLSEELSGKPRPKMTLTGVLSWLTKLTRGQVQLGRVHLSCGAPLALNPDTDVRALSHALMAELQRHTTVSSFHLRTFLAENPIPGVDEAWLREAIERRGGRVLDSDLPVPSPLSPALAHSLRNQWQHWFAGDVLARQPGNPALEDHLSRYRWCATPLAELSDARVDAVVKALFEPVVRDYQEATKVRAPDELKAVAVTHRPHLDGVVQALVSRDIVKPAGDNFEWGPNAAELSQFHEACAWRGVQP, encoded by the coding sequence ATGTCCCGCCACGTATTTCTCACCGGCGTCACGGGTTTCGTTGGCAAGGTGGTGCTGGAGGCGCTGCTCGCGCAGGGCGTCGAGCGCGTCACGGTGCTGGTGCGCGAGTCGAAGGACCGCCAGGGCCGCGTGCATTCGGCGGCGGAGCGCTTCGCGAAGGTGGCGCAGGCCGAGTGCTTCTCGCGCCTCCAGCCCGGCTGGACGGAGCGCGTCGCGGTGGTGAGCGGCGACCTCGAGCAGCCCGCTTGCGGCCTGTCTCCTGCCGACGCCGACGCCGTGCGCCAGCACGTCACGCACGTCGTGCACTGCGCCGCCAGCGTGGAGTTCGACCTGCCGCTGGCGCAGGCGACCTCGGCCAACATCCGGAGCGCGCTGTCGGTGCTGGAGCTCGCGCGCACGTGCCCCAAGGTGGTGGGCATGGTCGACGTGTCGACGGCCTACGTCAGCGTGTGGCGGCCCGGCCCCATCGAAGAGAAGCTGGCGCACCTGCCGAAGCCAGCCGCGGAGCTCTACGAGGCCTTCCAGGTGGCGCAGGGCGACGGCCGCGAGTGGCTGGAGCTCACCGGCCACCCCAACACGTACACCCTCACCAAGAGCGTCGCCGAGCACCTCATCTGCGAGCGCCGCGGCCACGTGCCCGTCGTCATCGTGCGCCCCAGCATCGTCTCGGCGGCCCACCGCACGCCCTTCCCGGCCTGGCTCGACAGCCCGGCGGCGCTCGCGGGCTGCCTGCTGTACAGCGGCCTGGGCGTGGTGCGCGCCTTCAACGCCGACCCGTCGGTGCGCCTGGACGTGGTGCCGGTGGACGTGGTCGCCAGTGAAGTCGTCCGTTCGGTGTTCGGCCCCATGCCGAAGCCCGGCCAGGCCGTGCCCATCGTTCACGCCACCATGGGTGTGCAGCGCGCGCTGCGCATCGACATGGCCGCGGCGTCGACCATCGAGTGGTTCAAGCACCGCCCCGGCGTGGTGAAGGCGCCCGACATGTTCGTCGGCCGCAAGGACCACGGCTTCGACGCGGTCGACTTGATGCGCCGGGAGCTGCCGGTGCAATTGCAGAAGGCGGCGCTCGCGCTCTTCGGCCAGGCCAAGGCCCACCGCCGGCTGGTGCGCGCCGACGAGAAGGTGCAGTACCTCAACGAGGGCTTCGCGTACTTCACGCACCACACCTTCGACTTCGTGCGCAGCGAGCCGCTGGAGGTCCCCGGCTTCGACCCCTTCGAGTACGTGCGCGTGGTGAACGAGGGCATGTACCGCCACCTGCTGTCGCGCGATGAGAGCCAGGTGTCCTTCGCCGGGCCGAAGCACGACGACGCGCGCGGCGACCGGGCGTGGGTCCAGGAGCGCGGCGTGGGCAACACCACGCACAAGGTGCTTGGCTATGCGCTGCGCAAGACGTTCCGCCACTGCACCAGCGACGTGACGTTCGACCGGCCGTCGTTCGAGCGCGCGATGGCGCAGGTGCCTCCCGGCACGCTGGTGGTGCTGGCGCCCACCCACCGCAGCTACTTCGACTTCCTGCTGACCAGCTACCTGTGCTTCCAGCACCCGGAGCTGGGCATCTCGATGCCACACATCGCCGCCGCGGAGGAGTTCGGCCGCATCCCCGTGGTGGGCCCGATTCTCAAGGACTCGCAGGCCTTCTTCATCAAGCGCGGCGTGGGCCGCGAGGTGCCGGAGCTGGGCGAGGAGCTGCGCCGGCTCACCGAGAAGAACGCTTCGCTCATGTTCTTCGTCGAGGGTCAGCGCAGCCGCGCGCGGCTGATGCTGCCGCCCAAGCGCGGGATGTTGCGCGCGCTGCAGAACACGAAGCGCCAGTTCGTCGTGTTGCCCGTCGCCATCTCCTACGACCGGCTTCCGGAGGAGGCGTCCCTGTCGGAGGAGCTGTCCGGCAAGCCGCGCCCGAAGATGACGCTCACCGGCGTGCTGTCGTGGCTCACGAAGCTGACGCGCGGCCAGGTGCAGCTGGGCCGTGTGCATCTGTCGTGTGGCGCGCCGCTGGCGCTCAACCCGGACACCGACGTCCGCGCACTGAGCCATGCGCTCATGGCGGAGCTGCAACGCCACACCACGGTGAGCAGCTTCCATCTGCGCACGTTCCTCGCCGAGAACCCGATTCCGGGCGTGGATGAAGCGTGGCTGCGCGAGGCCATCGAGCGCCGCGGAGGCCGCGTGCTGGACAGCGACCTGCCCGTCCCCAGCCCCCTGTCCCCCGCGCTGGCACACTCGCTCCGGAACCAGTGGCAGCACTGGTTCGCCGGTGATGTGCTGGCCCGGCAGCCCGGCAACCCCGCGCTGGAGGACCACCTGTCGCGCTACCGTTGGTGCGCCACGCCGCTGGCCGAGCTGAGCG
- a CDS encoding S9 family peptidase, translated as MRFPFVPLGLMLTALTGAPVLALDDAPLPLAPSGATPDAQTQAKLDLADRFVRRAELLRDSLVPPRWLREGDRLVFWSREGKDGGTWVLAHAKTGELKPLLSGEQLRQQLSTLLGKPITAPRFFDVALAPDEQGIVFRLEGKTFGLGLSGGHVTLLSPEDRAALTLSPQHFLAPKGGALAVQRQGGFAVLNAEGATVVERTGEANLDWRIPERPWSPDGRFLVVWRDDLRAVHQVPVVDYSSALEKVTTVPYTKSGTPLPRAELHVVEVATGRVTRIPPVEGETYDWFAGWNPEGTEALCLHLSRDAKRLDLTVVEPASGQRRHVLREERPETFVTGLDFAVGGWAKQVTALPGGRGYLWMSERDGWRHVYAYDRSGKRVRQLTRGAFPVHEVVGVAPTGDALYVLASAGSGAPYEHLFYRGSLKGGALKRLSQGSGMHRITPSPSGQYYVDTWSSRTQPRLRELVSVEGGKRVRLTTSDASEFESLGDTRPEALLVKAADGVTPLHGVLYKPRDFDASKRYPVLAAIYAGPFTTVVPWTFLGTSDSLTASGLAQLGFIVVLLDPRGGPGRSKSFQDANYGRVGQTEIPDYVAGLKQAASTRPWMDLERVGIHGGSWGGYFTLRGMLTAPDFFKAGYAGAPGALEEEAIINEPYLNLPSVNPQGYAAGDNLALADRLKGHLKLMHGTSDVNATLSVTMRMADALIRAGKRFELLIMPGQPHSPRGAASRYYRDDVGLFFLRTLGGPR; from the coding sequence ATGCGATTCCCCTTCGTTCCCCTCGGCCTGATGCTCACAGCGCTGACGGGAGCCCCCGTCCTGGCACTGGATGACGCTCCCCTCCCCCTCGCCCCCTCCGGAGCCACGCCGGATGCGCAGACCCAGGCGAAGCTGGACCTGGCGGACCGGTTCGTCCGCCGGGCGGAACTCCTGCGGGACAGCCTGGTTCCCCCCAGGTGGCTGCGTGAGGGCGACCGGTTGGTCTTCTGGTCTCGTGAGGGCAAGGACGGCGGGACGTGGGTGCTGGCGCACGCGAAGACGGGGGAGCTGAAGCCCCTCCTGTCCGGTGAGCAACTGAGGCAGCAGCTCTCGACGCTGCTGGGCAAGCCCATCACCGCGCCCCGCTTCTTCGACGTCGCGCTCGCGCCGGATGAGCAGGGCATCGTGTTCCGCCTGGAGGGGAAGACCTTTGGCCTGGGCCTGTCAGGTGGCCACGTCACCTTGCTGTCGCCGGAGGACCGGGCGGCGCTGACGCTGTCGCCCCAGCACTTCCTCGCGCCGAAAGGCGGCGCGCTCGCCGTGCAACGCCAGGGCGGCTTCGCGGTGCTGAACGCGGAAGGAGCCACCGTGGTCGAGCGCACGGGAGAAGCGAACCTCGACTGGCGAATTCCGGAGCGTCCCTGGTCACCGGATGGCCGCTTCCTGGTGGTGTGGCGGGATGACCTCCGCGCCGTTCACCAGGTGCCCGTCGTGGACTACTCCTCCGCGCTGGAGAAGGTGACGACGGTGCCCTACACGAAGTCAGGGACGCCACTGCCGCGCGCGGAGCTCCATGTCGTGGAAGTGGCGACGGGCCGCGTGACGCGCATTCCGCCCGTCGAGGGCGAGACGTATGACTGGTTCGCCGGCTGGAATCCCGAGGGCACTGAGGCGCTGTGTCTGCACCTCTCGCGTGACGCCAAGCGACTGGACCTGACCGTCGTGGAACCCGCGTCGGGCCAGCGTCGGCACGTGCTGCGCGAGGAGCGCCCGGAGACCTTCGTCACCGGCCTGGACTTCGCGGTGGGTGGCTGGGCGAAACAGGTGACGGCGCTGCCAGGAGGACGCGGCTACCTCTGGATGTCCGAGCGTGATGGCTGGCGTCACGTGTATGCGTATGACCGCTCGGGGAAGCGCGTGCGGCAGCTCACGCGAGGCGCCTTTCCCGTGCACGAAGTGGTGGGAGTCGCCCCCACGGGAGATGCCCTCTACGTGCTGGCCTCCGCCGGCAGCGGCGCGCCATACGAGCACCTCTTCTACCGGGGAAGCCTGAAGGGAGGCGCGTTGAAGCGGCTGTCCCAGGGCTCGGGGATGCACCGCATCACGCCGTCCCCCTCGGGCCAGTACTACGTGGACACATGGTCCTCGCGGACACAGCCCCGGCTGAGGGAGCTGGTATCTGTGGAGGGCGGCAAGCGCGTGCGGCTCACCACGTCGGACGCGAGTGAGTTCGAGTCGCTCGGCGACACGCGGCCGGAGGCGCTGCTCGTCAAGGCGGCCGACGGCGTCACGCCCCTGCACGGCGTGCTCTACAAGCCACGCGACTTCGACGCCTCGAAGCGCTACCCCGTGCTCGCCGCCATCTACGCGGGTCCGTTCACCACCGTTGTCCCCTGGACCTTCCTGGGAACTTCGGATTCGCTGACCGCCAGCGGCCTGGCGCAGTTGGGCTTCATCGTGGTGTTGCTGGACCCCCGGGGTGGCCCCGGACGGAGCAAGTCCTTCCAGGACGCGAACTACGGCCGCGTGGGCCAGACGGAGATTCCCGACTACGTCGCGGGGCTGAAGCAGGCCGCGTCCACGCGCCCCTGGATGGACCTGGAGCGGGTCGGCATCCACGGCGGTTCGTGGGGCGGCTATTTCACGCTGCGCGGCATGCTGACGGCGCCGGACTTCTTCAAGGCGGGCTACGCCGGAGCCCCCGGAGCGCTGGAGGAAGAGGCCATCATCAACGAGCCCTATCTCAACCTCCCAAGCGTCAATCCCCAGGGGTACGCGGCGGGCGACAACCTCGCGCTTGCAGACAGGCTGAAGGGCCACCTGAAGCTGATGCACGGCACGAGCGACGTGAATGCCACGCTCTCCGTGACGATGCGGATGGCGGACGCGCTCATCCGCGCGGGCAAGCGCTTCGAATTGCTCATCATGCCCGGCCAGCCGCACTCCCCTCGGGGTGCCGCCAGCCGCTACTACCGGGACGATGTGGGCCTGTTCTTCCTCCGGACCCTGGGCGGTCCACGGTAA
- a CDS encoding sensor histidine kinase, producing the protein MRARTRSVRGLLLGAMGMSAALALVLMGTFFTLFSYDLEDAIFARFVATAADGRREDTGAIPLGMTAYVGHEGLPSWLGDALPLDTPRGEYEVFAQGRGHFHVAVRPDASAGTTRYVVLDTTALTSTTRHLRQTSGLLLASALLALLGAAGLSLVVARRLSRPLEQLVARVQSDTPAREEDVGVTEVRALAQALRVRDARIQELLERERAFNRDASHELRTPLAVAQGAVEILELDPPADTETFGRLRQAVHHMGLLTEGILWLARSGRSDESCGLVSITREMVALYGKHRPHGDVALVIEAKEEVLAPLPGSVARVMLGNLIKNALAYTQQGRIVIHIAPEGWSISDTGVGFGQVGPGHTGFGIGLSLVERLARRFHCDVAISAVEPHGTRVRLTWPSVEPG; encoded by the coding sequence ATGCGCGCGAGGACTAGGTCGGTCCGAGGTCTCCTCCTGGGCGCCATGGGCATGTCCGCGGCGCTCGCGCTCGTCCTGATGGGGACGTTCTTCACGCTCTTCAGCTACGACCTCGAAGACGCCATCTTCGCTCGGTTCGTCGCCACCGCGGCGGACGGACGCAGGGAGGACACGGGGGCCATCCCACTGGGAATGACGGCCTATGTCGGCCACGAAGGCCTTCCGTCCTGGCTCGGAGATGCGCTCCCCCTGGACACACCTCGCGGCGAATACGAAGTCTTTGCCCAGGGCCGTGGGCACTTCCATGTCGCGGTGCGACCGGACGCATCGGCCGGCACGACGCGCTACGTGGTCTTGGACACGACGGCGCTGACGAGCACCACCCGCCACCTGCGCCAGACGTCCGGACTGCTGCTGGCAAGTGCGCTGCTGGCCCTGCTGGGCGCCGCCGGGCTCTCCCTTGTCGTCGCACGGAGGCTCAGCCGTCCGCTGGAACAGCTCGTGGCACGCGTCCAGTCGGATACTCCGGCGCGGGAAGAGGACGTCGGGGTCACCGAGGTGCGGGCCCTGGCCCAAGCCCTGCGTGTCCGGGATGCCCGAATCCAGGAACTGCTGGAGCGGGAGCGCGCCTTCAACCGGGACGCGAGCCATGAACTGCGTACGCCCCTCGCCGTGGCGCAGGGCGCGGTGGAGATACTGGAGTTGGACCCACCCGCGGACACAGAGACCTTCGGCCGTCTGCGGCAGGCCGTTCACCACATGGGCCTGCTGACGGAGGGCATCCTCTGGCTGGCCCGCTCAGGCCGCTCCGACGAATCGTGCGGACTGGTGAGCATCACCCGCGAAATGGTCGCGCTGTACGGCAAACACCGCCCTCACGGCGACGTGGCGCTCGTCATCGAGGCGAAAGAGGAGGTCCTCGCGCCGCTTCCGGGGTCCGTGGCGCGAGTGATGTTGGGCAACCTCATCAAGAACGCGCTCGCCTATACGCAGCAGGGGCGCATCGTCATCCACATCGCGCCCGAGGGCTGGAGCATCTCCGACACAGGCGTGGGCTTCGGTCAGGTCGGCCCCGGACACACGGGCTTCGGTATCGGCCTGTCGCTCGTGGAGCGGCTGGCACGCCGGTTCCACTGCGACGTGGCCATCAGCGCCGTGGAGCCACACGGGACGAGGGTGCGGCTCACCTGGCCGTCCGTGGAGCCCGGCTGA
- a CDS encoding TetR/AcrR family transcriptional regulator, which yields MRLAILTAAQELVLEKGYAAVTTADVAERAGAGKQTIYRWWPGKGALVLDAFSEWVSQAPRMSRRKPSLSSTLVEFCRGAAEAAPVLRALMAEAQFDEDLHRRLIAQLVRPRGDELRACLADRRPADRELVVNVLSGLVWQRLMLNEPLDARFVRFALRVVQRI from the coding sequence GTGCGCCTGGCCATTCTCACGGCGGCGCAGGAGCTGGTGCTGGAGAAGGGCTATGCGGCGGTGACGACCGCTGACGTGGCGGAGCGCGCGGGGGCCGGGAAGCAGACCATCTACCGTTGGTGGCCGGGCAAGGGCGCGCTGGTGCTCGACGCGTTCTCCGAGTGGGTGAGTCAGGCGCCCCGCATGAGCCGGCGCAAGCCTTCCCTGTCCTCGACGCTGGTGGAGTTCTGCCGGGGGGCCGCGGAGGCGGCGCCCGTGCTGCGAGCGCTGATGGCGGAAGCGCAATTCGACGAGGACCTCCACCGGCGGCTCATCGCCCAACTGGTGCGCCCGCGGGGGGACGAGCTCCGGGCGTGCCTCGCCGACCGCCGGCCCGCCGACCGGGAGCTCGTGGTCAACGTGCTCTCCGGCCTGGTGTGGCAGCGCCTCATGCTCAATGAGCCACTGGACGCACGTTTCGTGCGCTTCGCGCTGCGGGTGGTTCAGCGCATCTGA
- a CDS encoding deoxyhypusine synthase family protein encodes MSSSELPVLKFVLTNYKNFNARATRDALLSYWEHVSNGGRMFWSVAGAMSSAQLGITLAPAIRAGLIHGLSVTGANIEESLFRLVAHTGYKDFPEYRYFTKQDDTRILEQRMRRVTDTSIPEDEAFRAVEKIAVPMWKGATEKGERRFWHEYFYAFIQAIDPSAYEGDPEACWLLEAARHRLPIVVPGYEDSTFGNIFASYVKAGECNASIVKSGIEYMADFYDRYEEMSEGRGVGFFQIGGGIAGDFPICVVPSIKYDLQKPVKPWAYFCQISDSTTSYGSYSGATPNEKITWDKLTETTPMFVIESDATIVAPLILSALLECKSNPEAANALIAKHQK; translated from the coding sequence ATGTCCTCGTCCGAACTTCCCGTTCTCAAGTTCGTCCTCACGAACTACAAGAATTTCAACGCGCGCGCGACGCGTGATGCGCTCCTGTCCTACTGGGAGCATGTGTCGAACGGTGGCCGGATGTTCTGGAGCGTCGCGGGCGCGATGTCGTCGGCGCAGCTCGGCATCACGCTCGCACCGGCCATCCGGGCGGGGCTGATTCACGGTCTGTCGGTGACGGGCGCCAACATCGAGGAGTCGCTCTTCCGGCTCGTCGCGCACACGGGGTACAAGGACTTCCCCGAGTACCGCTACTTCACCAAGCAGGACGACACGCGAATCCTCGAGCAGCGGATGCGCCGGGTCACCGATACGAGCATTCCCGAGGACGAGGCGTTCCGCGCGGTGGAGAAGATTGCCGTTCCGATGTGGAAGGGCGCGACCGAGAAGGGTGAGCGCCGCTTCTGGCACGAGTACTTCTACGCGTTCATCCAGGCGATCGATCCCTCCGCATATGAGGGTGACCCGGAGGCCTGCTGGCTGCTCGAGGCGGCGCGGCACCGTCTGCCCATCGTCGTCCCTGGCTATGAGGACTCGACGTTCGGCAACATCTTCGCGTCCTACGTGAAGGCGGGCGAGTGCAACGCGAGCATCGTCAAGTCTGGCATTGAGTACATGGCCGACTTCTACGACCGCTACGAGGAAATGTCCGAGGGCCGGGGTGTCGGCTTCTTCCAGATTGGCGGCGGCATCGCCGGTGACTTCCCCATCTGCGTCGTTCCGTCGATCAAGTACGACCTGCAGAAGCCGGTGAAGCCGTGGGCCTACTTCTGCCAGATCAGCGACTCGACGACGTCCTACGGTTCGTACTCGGGCGCGACGCCCAATGAGAAGATCACCTGGGACAAGCTGACCGAGACGACGCCGATGTTCGTCATCGAGTCGGATGCCACCATTGTCGCGCCGCTGATTCTCAGCGCCCTGCTCGAGTGCAAGAGCAATCCGGAAGCGGCGAACGCGCTCATCGCCAAGCATCAGAAGTAG
- a CDS encoding alpha/beta hydrolase — MTRLLSLCLLLLSASVARAAALETSLDVRGADGERIPTRVLEPEGAAANPPIAVLLHGLTRRKEDWLSNEGPTHGGVLKDELLRSGYRVYLLDARRHGERATPEARPGALAKRAHQGDPSGYVAMIADTVRDAHALLTTVLAKGQPPRVLVAGYSMGAQVGILLAAREPRITHLVTMVPPHIDPSMEEVAPSRHMASVHQEWLLLTANKDDFAPVADSRALFDAAPSRRKTHKTFDSGHVLPREYLEEVRRWLHADRRAPARKGP, encoded by the coding sequence ATGACCCGCTTGCTGTCGCTGTGCCTGCTGCTTCTATCCGCTTCTGTGGCCCGTGCCGCCGCTCTGGAAACGTCGTTGGACGTTCGCGGCGCGGATGGAGAACGCATCCCCACGCGGGTGCTGGAGCCGGAAGGAGCTGCCGCGAATCCTCCCATCGCCGTCCTCCTGCACGGCCTGACGCGCCGCAAGGAGGACTGGTTGTCGAACGAGGGGCCAACCCACGGCGGTGTGCTGAAGGACGAACTGCTGCGGTCCGGCTACCGTGTCTATCTCCTCGATGCACGCCGGCACGGAGAGCGGGCGACGCCCGAGGCCAGGCCGGGAGCGCTCGCCAAGCGGGCCCATCAAGGGGACCCCTCAGGGTACGTGGCGATGATTGCCGACACCGTCCGCGATGCCCACGCGCTGCTGACCACCGTGCTCGCGAAAGGCCAGCCGCCTCGGGTGCTCGTCGCCGGGTACAGCATGGGCGCCCAGGTGGGAATCCTGCTGGCGGCGCGTGAGCCCCGCATCACCCACCTGGTCACGATGGTTCCACCCCACATCGACCCGTCGATGGAGGAGGTTGCCCCCTCGCGCCACATGGCGAGCGTCCACCAGGAATGGCTCCTGCTGACGGCGAACAAGGATGACTTCGCGCCTGTCGCGGACAGCCGCGCCCTGTTCGATGCCGCTCCGTCTCGTCGCAAGACACACAAGACCTTCGACAGCGGGCATGTCCTCCCACGGGAGTATCTGGAGGAGGTGCGCCGCTGGCTCCATGCGGACCGCCGAGCGCCTGCCCGCAAGGGCCCATGA
- a CDS encoding response regulator transcription factor has protein sequence MRVLVVEDNLDLQANIERFLGKDFQLDFAATGPQGLTLSLGQEYDVIVLDLMLPGMSGIELCQRYRQLAPRLVPILMLTARDTLDDKEEGFRAGADDYLVKPFSLRELRLRLEALARRPVPPSGRRLTVGPLTLEPDTGQARRGVRTVHLNKTETLLLRLLMEAAPEPVSTATLAHHLWGDDAPESSALRTHVYALRGALAELGMSDCITTLRNKGYRLDARED, from the coding sequence ATGCGAGTGCTCGTCGTCGAGGACAACCTGGACCTCCAGGCCAACATCGAGAGGTTTCTGGGGAAGGACTTCCAGCTCGACTTCGCCGCCACCGGGCCCCAGGGGCTCACGCTCTCGCTGGGCCAGGAATACGACGTCATCGTCCTGGACCTGATGCTGCCGGGAATGAGTGGCATCGAGCTGTGTCAACGCTACCGGCAGCTCGCGCCCCGGCTGGTGCCCATCCTCATGCTGACCGCTCGGGACACACTCGATGACAAGGAAGAAGGCTTCCGCGCGGGCGCGGATGACTACCTCGTCAAGCCGTTCTCCTTGAGGGAGCTGCGGCTGCGGCTCGAAGCCCTGGCGCGGCGCCCCGTGCCTCCGAGCGGACGACGGCTGACGGTGGGGCCACTGACGCTGGAGCCAGACACGGGCCAGGCCCGGCGAGGCGTGCGCACCGTCCACCTCAACAAGACCGAGACACTCCTCCTGAGGCTGCTGATGGAGGCCGCGCCCGAGCCCGTCTCGACAGCCACGCTGGCCCACCACCTCTGGGGGGACGATGCGCCGGAATCCAGTGCCTTGCGCACCCACGTCTATGCCCTGCGCGGAGCACTCGCCGAGCTGGGGATGAGCGACTGCATCACCACCCTCCGCAACAAGGGATACCGCCTGGATGCGCGCGAGGACTAG